The genomic DNA TGTCCCGTCTACTATCAGATCGTCGATATGCAGATGGGCACTGCGCGCCAACGTGTGGACGGGCCGGATGCCTAAAACCCCGATGATCCGCGTTAAACAGTAGCGGCGGGGAGGTATACAGCGGAATTGCTGTTCAAATAGAAAGTTAGGCGGAAAAGGAGAATGCAATGTTTATTAGTGTCGCGAAGGACATAGCCACGCTCTTGGCAGCTCTGGCCGCTCTTCTCTACTTCGGGTACAAGGTTTTCGCCGGTTGGTTGCTCCTGAATTTGACTGTCAACATCGAATCTGAGCGCCAAGCACTGTCCGGCGAGGACGATCATCTAGTCGTGAAAATTGCTTTGGCGAAGGGAAAAGTCGATTCGGTCCGTCTCCTGGCAGCAGAGTTGCAGCTAACAACTCCAGAGCGAAGCGATATCACACCGGTGACCCGCATGATTGGATCGATGGAGAGATTGCGATTCCCGCTTGGCGAACGAGCACAATGGAACGAGCGGGATTCTGGTAATCCAACGTTAACGCTCTCCACGGAAGAAACCATGAATCTCTGTGAGCACTTCCGGGTCATGTCTGGAATTGTCTACCGTATCGAAGTCGTTGTGCAAGGTGACAGGTTTCGCGATCGATTGCTTCCTTCCCTGTCACAATGGCGAGGCGCAGCTATAGCGCTGCCAACAAAGTTCGCAGAAATGTGATCTAACATTGCCTCCACGCAAAAGTGTCGACTGCAGGTGAAGTCAGTGTCCTAAGACCACTTACTCGATTTCAGCATCGCGGATCGATGGCGAAGCGCAGGTCATGCAGATCTCGCTGGGCTCGACGAACCTCACATACACCCAGCAAGGGTACAAAGCTACGTTTCGAGTCGTCGCAAGGCATGCACTACACGGCCCGACGCTCGTCCGTCACGCGCTCGACTCGCTGCACATGAAGCGTATCGCCGTGGTAGACGAGTCAACGACGTACGGACAAGGTCTCGCCGACGAATTCATCAAGGCCGCTTCGTGGCGATGGCGCGTGCACCGACAAGAAGTTGAGCCTAGCGGGGAGCGCAATCGGCAACGTTGTATGTTCCGAGGCGGGGCTTGCATTGTCAAAATGCCGAACGGGCAGGAATTCGACTGGCGTTATACCGCGCTACAAGGTGCCGATCGATACATACGCTCCGTTCGCTTATGACACCGTCTACGTAATCTACGGCGCGATAAAAAGGACAAATTCAACCGGTCGCGTGAAGATACTTGCCGCGATGCCTGTACCGCAATATGACGGGCTAATCGGGAAGATTGCGTGCGACCCGCACTGCGACCCAGAAGGTGCCGCGATCACGATCTATCAATTCACGGACAAGAAGATAGTGATGAACGTTATTCGAATGTGGGTCAGCTCGGAGGAGCGATTGCCGTCGGGCTACGACCCTCGTCAGTTTTAAAGGTGCTCTTTTTGGATCCTTGCGAGAAGAAGGCGAACCGGGCGCCGACAAGTCGGCGCCCGTTCATGCATAAACCCAGTCCTTCGCGTGAGACTGCGGCGTACTAGTCAGACAATTTCGAGTGCCAACGCAATGCCTTGTCCGCCACCGATACAGAGCGTCACAACGCCGCGCTTCAGGCCGTCACGGCGCATCGAATGAATGAGCCGAGTGGCAAGTATTGCCCCTGTCGCGCCAATAGGGTGACCATGCGCGATCGCGCCGCCTTCGACGTTGATGATGTCGTGGGGGATACCAAGTTTTTGCGAAACTGCGAGCGGTACAGCAGCAAACGCTTCGTTGATCTCGATGCGCTCGACATCGCTTAACTTCCAGCCGGCGCGCTCAAGCGCAATCGGAACTGCCGGCACAGGGCCGAGGCCGAACATGCCAGGCTCGACGGCCGCGACACCAAACGAAACGAGACGCGCGGAAGATTCGAGTCCGTGCGTGTCCGCATAGTCACGCGCTGCCACAATCATGGCCGCAGCTCCACTATTGAGTCCGGGCGCGTTACCGGCCGTGATCGTGCCATCGGGGCGAAAGGCGGGACGCAATTTCGCGAGGGTCTCGACTTTGGTGTCAGGCCGGGGCTGCTCGTCGCGTGCGAACTCCGTTGTTCCCTTGCGCCCCTTGACTTCGACTGAGACCAGTTCTGCAGCGAATACGCCGCGCTCCTGGGCGGCGACAAAGCGTTGCTGGGAACGTGCAGCCCACTCGTCCTGCACGACTCGCGTCAGCGCGGCCTTCGTCGCAACGTCTTCGGTGTGCCAACCGGAGTGCTCGTCGGAAAAAGCATCAACGAGTCCATCGCGCAACATACTGTCGTGCATCTGCACATTGCCCATACGGCTGCCCCAGCGGCCGCTTTCCAGCAGATACGGCGCCCGGTCCATATTCTCCATCCCGCCTGCAATGGCTACGTCGCCGAACCCGAGCGCAATCTCTTGCGCTGCCGACACAATCGCTTGTGCGCCTGATCCACACACGCGATTCACCGTCAACGCTGGCACTGGTATGGGTACGCCGCCTCCCATTGCTGCTTGTCGCGCCGGATTCATCTTGTTACCCGCCTGGATTACATTTCCCATCACCACCGAGGACAAGTCTTTGACGTTCAGCCCACTGCGCCGCAAAGTTTCACGTATCACGACCGATCCAAGCTCCGTCGCAGGTACGTCCTTCAAAGATCCGCCAAATGCGCCGATTGGCGTTCTGACGGGGTACGCAATCACTATTTCACGAGCATTCATCGCAACTCCTCTGATTGAAGTACTGTGCATCGTTCAGGCGACTTTCATACGTGGACCGCTCACACTCCTATTCCAGCAGACTGATCTGTGGCGAGGGCCAGGCGCAGCAGCGGGGCGTTGGCCACGTCAGGCAGCGTGGATATTTCTGTCAGCATGCGCTCGACGATCGATGCCTGAGGAAGTACCGTGCCAAAGAATCGTGTCGCTTCCGAGTCTTGAATGAGCATGGTCGGGAAATTTTCAACGTCGAGGTCGTCGAAGCGGTCCGCATGGTCTTCAACGTCGAGCCATACGAAGCACATATTGGGGTGTACCTCTGCCAACCTGTCGAATCCTTCCCGGAATTCGCGACAGGTTCCGCACCAGTCGGCGCACAGGCAGGCGACAAAGACAGCGTCGGGCGTTTTGAGCCGCGCGGCGATTTTTTCCGAATCGGTGGCGGGATTCAATGCAGGCATGACGTTTTCAAAAGATCGTTTTCAGAAGAACTTCGCGGTAGGGACGTTTCAGTCGGGCATTCTTGAACGGGGGCATTCCGTCAAAGGCAGCCGTGACCAGGTCACTGGTCCAGAAGATCAATCTAGATTGCATCTGGCTCCCCTCCCATGAAATCGTGTCCCGAAACGAGGACAAGTCTTCCGTTTGACCGAGAGCCCCATTGAGCGCCCTCCAAGGTCAAAAGGGCCTCTTTCGCCGGCAGACCGCCAGCGAATCCTGTCAACTGTCCAGAAGACCCTATGACGCGATGACACGGTGCAATGATCGAGACCGGGTTACGACCGTTTGCAGCGCCTACAGCCCGGACGGCGCTCGGTTGGCCAATCTGTTTGGCGATATCGCCGTAGGTGCGGGTTTCGCC from Paraburkholderia terrae includes the following:
- a CDS encoding thioredoxin family protein — encoded protein: MPALNPATDSEKIAARLKTPDAVFVACLCADWCGTCREFREGFDRLAEVHPNMCFVWLDVEDHADRFDDLDVENFPTMLIQDSEATRFFGTVLPQASIVERMLTEISTLPDVANAPLLRLALATDQSAGIGV
- a CDS encoding thiolase family protein yields the protein MNAREIVIAYPVRTPIGAFGGSLKDVPATELGSVVIRETLRRSGLNVKDLSSVVMGNVIQAGNKMNPARQAAMGGGVPIPVPALTVNRVCGSGAQAIVSAAQEIALGFGDVAIAGGMENMDRAPYLLESGRWGSRMGNVQMHDSMLRDGLVDAFSDEHSGWHTEDVATKAALTRVVQDEWAARSQQRFVAAQERGVFAAELVSVEVKGRKGTTEFARDEQPRPDTKVETLAKLRPAFRPDGTITAGNAPGLNSGAAAMIVAARDYADTHGLESSARLVSFGVAAVEPGMFGLGPVPAVPIALERAGWKLSDVERIEINEAFAAVPLAVSQKLGIPHDIINVEGGAIAHGHPIGATGAILATRLIHSMRRDGLKRGVVTLCIGGGQGIALALEIV
- a CDS encoding methylated-DNA--[protein]-cysteine S-methyltransferase, whose amino-acid sequence is MYHLYKRIASPVGVLTLVAKGPALTAILWENERPGRVRLGPMREAKDDSILTNAERQLTEYFAGTRERFDLALDFSGTEFQKKVWSALLSIPYGETRTYGDIAKQIGQPSAVRAVGAANGRNPVSIIAPCHRVIGSSGQLTGFAGGLPAKEALLTLEGAQWGSRSNGRLVLVSGHDFMGGEPDAI